One segment of Primulina tabacum isolate GXHZ01 chromosome 6, ASM2559414v2, whole genome shotgun sequence DNA contains the following:
- the LOC142549332 gene encoding fasciclin-like arabinogalactan protein 14, producing the protein MNVKLSLLFSFFLLFHRANAFNITLVLSQFPELSTFSSYLTKTNLAGDINSRQTITVLAVDNTVLSSHEGTSLDVLKKILSIHVLLDYFDVSKLQNLANNSAVVTTLFKTTGLAKGLQGFVNVTKLSTDTIAFGSAIPGSKLGSNLVKLVVSHPSNLSVLQVSGVIIPQGIDGTSPSPSKPPSNSPTISPTISPTPTVSPITTPPTSAPPTAPPTPSQAPVPSNAPSNAAAPTPGSPPIPNEPPADAPTAPAPGPNPPADTPPGAGTALQHSYELVFSIMCWAWLSLSS; encoded by the coding sequence ATGAATGTGAAACTCTCTCTTCTCTTCTCATTCTTTCTCCTATTCCACAGAGCAAATGCATTCAACATCACTTTAGTCCTCAGTCAATTTCCAGAATTGAGTACCTTTAGTAGTTACCTTACCAAAACGAACTTGGCGGGCGACATCAACTCACGCCAAACAATCACAGTTCTCGCAGTCGACAACACTGTCCTGTCGTCCCATGAAGGAACATCATTAGATGTCCTAAAAAAGATTCTAAGCATACACGTACTACTAGATTATTTCGATGTCTCgaaactccagaatctagctAACAATTCTGCTGTTGTGACTACACTCTTTAAAACCACTGGTTTAGCCAAAGGCCTACAGGGATTTGTAAATGTTACCAAACTAAGCACAGATACTATAGCGTTTGGGTCAGCAATTCCAGGTTCGAAACTTGGATCCAATTTGGTCAAGCTTGTTGTTTCACACCCTTCAAATCTGTCAGTTTTGCAAGTAAGTGGCGTTATTATCCCACAGGGGATTGATGGCACATCTCCTTCGCCATCTAAACCGCCTTCAAATAGCCCAACGATATCTCCGACAATATCTCCAACACCAACCGTTTCACCAATTACGACGCCTCCAACATCAGCACCACCAACAGCCCCACCAACACCGAGCCAGGCTCCTGTACCCTCAAATGCCCCGTCAAATGCAGCAGCCCCAACCCCCGGTTCGCCTCCTATCCCTAATGAACCTCCTGCCGATGCTCCAACAGCGCCTGCTCCAGGTCCAAATCCACCAGCAGATACTCCACCAGGTGCAGGCACAGCACTCCAGCATAGCTATGAACTTGTGTTCTCAATAATGTGTTGGGCATGGCTTTCACTGAGCTCGTAA